One segment of Ricinus communis isolate WT05 ecotype wild-type chromosome 8, ASM1957865v1, whole genome shotgun sequence DNA contains the following:
- the LOC8283670 gene encoding 22.7 kDa class IV heat shock protein, whose product MASPRFKIMFLILPTLVFLMAAQANALLPYTRPSLFDIMMPAEDPFRILEQTPLTIPKGVESSLALARADWKETPSAHVISLDIPGIKKDDVKIEVEENRMLRISGERKGDEEIEGEKWHRVERTNGKFWRQFRLPNNVDLDHIKAHLEDGVLRVNVPKFAEEQKRQPKVINIVDQGSSGQDIKTVKSEM is encoded by the coding sequence ATGGCCAGCCCAAGATTCAAAATTATGTTCTTGATCCTTCCAACACTCGTCTTTCTCATGGCAGCCCAAGCCAATGCCTTACTGCCATACACAAGGCCATCTTTATTTGACATTATGATGCCAGCAGAGGATCCATTTAGAATTCTTGAACAAACTCCACTTACAATCCCAAAAGGAGTGGAATCATCACTTGCACTGGCAAGAGCAGATTGGAAAGAGACACCATCAGCGCATGTAATATCCTTGGACATTCCAGGGATCAAGAAAGATGATGTTAAAATAGAGGTGGAAGAGAATAGGATGCTGAGGATAAGCGGGGAGAGGAAAGGTGATGAAGAGATTGAAGGGGAGAAATGGCACAGAGTTGAAAGGACTAATGGTAAGTTCTGGAGGCAATTTAGATTGCCTAACAATGTTGATTTGGATCATATTAAGGCTCATCTTGAAGATGGAGTGTTGAGAGTTAATGTGCCTAAGTTTGCTGAAGAGCAGAAAAGGCAGCCTAAGGTTATTAACATTGTTGATCAAGGTTCTTCTGGTCAGGATATCAAGACTGTGAAGTCTGAGATGTGA
- the LOC8283671 gene encoding probable 26S proteasome non-ATPase regulatory subunit 3, producing the protein MTQDVEMKEVPAAAAAPSNSTTSSSPSTLQHLKEIASLIETGAYAREVRRIVRAVRLTMALRRKLKAQLLSAFLNSILTPGSDPYTRLSSFLPKEDDHEMEVDTATSVTQAPAKHPLPELEMYCYLLVLIYLIDQKKYNEAKACSTACIARLKNLNRRTVDVLASRLYFYYSLSYELTGDLAEIRGNLLALHRIATLRHDELGQETLLNLLLRNYLHYNLYDQAEKLRSKAPRFEAHSNQQFCRYLFYLGKIRTIQLEYTDAKESLLQAARKSPVAALGFRVQCNKWAIIVRLLLGEIPERTVFMQKGMEKALRPYFELTNAVRIGDLELFKSVAEKFSTIFSADRTHNLIVRLRHNVIRTGLRNISISYSRISLADVAKKLRLDSANPVADAESIVAKAIRDGAIDATLDHANGWMVSKETGDIYSTNEPQIAFNSRIAFCLNMHNEAVRALRFPPNSHKEKESAEKRRERQQQEQELAKHIAEEDDDEF; encoded by the exons ATGACCCAAGACGTAGAGATGAAAGAGGTTCCAGCTGCCGCTGCGGCTCCTTCCAATTCCACCACTTCTTCGTCTCCTTCCACTCTCCAGC ATTTGAAAGAGATTGCTTCACTCATTGAGACCGGTGCTTATGCCCGTGAAGTCCGCCGGATTGTGCGCGCTGTTCGCCTTACCATGGCTTTAAGGAGAAAGCTCAAAGCTCAACTTCTCTCTGCTTTTCTCAATTCCATTCTTACCCCTGGATCCGACCCTTATACTCGGTTGTCCTCTTTTCTCCCCAAG GAGGATGATCATGAAATGGAGGTTGATACAGCTACATCTGTCACTCAAGCTCCTGCTAAACACCCGTTACCAGAACTGGAGATGTATTGCTATTTGTTGGTGCTGATTTATCTTATTGATCAGAAGAAATACAATGAG GCCAAAGCATGTTCAACAGCATGCATTGCTCGGTTAAAGAACTTGAATCGGAGGACTGTTGATGTTCTTGCATCCAGGCTCTACTTTTATTACTCTCTTAGCTATGAACTCACCGGTGATCTTGCTGAAATTAGAGG TAACCTCCTTGCTCTTCACCGGATTGCAACTTTGCGCCATGATGAGCTTGGCCAG GAAACACTTCTAAACCTGCTGCTTCGCAATTACCTCCACTACAATTTATATGACCAAGCAGAGAAGCTGAGGTCAAAAGCTCCTCGATTTGAAGCCCACTCCAACCAGCAG TTCTGTCGGTACCTCTTTTACTTGGGAAAGATTCGGACAATTCAGTTGGAGTACACTGACGCAAAGGAATCCCTCCTACAAGCTGCTCGGAAATCCCCTGTTGCAGCACTCGGTTTTCGAGTTCAGTGCAACAAGTGGGCAATTATTGTCAGACTACTGCTAGGAGAAATCCCTGAGAGGACTGTTTTCATGCAGAAAGGCATGGAGAAAGCCTTGAGGCCATACTTTGAGTTGACAAAT GCTGTTCGAATAGGGGACTTGGAGCTCTTTAAATCTGTTGCAGAGAAGTTCTCAACCATCTTTAGTGCAGACAGGACTCACAATTTAATTGTTAGACTGCGGCACAATGTCATAAGGACTGGACTTCGcaatattagtatttcttaTTCTCGTATCTCACTGGCTGATGTGGCCAAGAAGTTGAGATTGGACTCTGCAAACCCCGTTGCCGATGCTGAGAGTATCGTAGCCAAGGCAATACGAGATGGTGCAATTGATGCGACACTGGACCATGCAAATGGGTGGATGGTATCTAAGGAAACAGGGGATATCTACTCCACAAACGAGCCTCAAATTGCATTCAACTCAAGGATTGCTTTCTGCCTCAATATGCATAATGAGGCAGTGCGGGCACTAAGGTTTCCACCAAATTCCcacaaagagaaagaaagtgctgagaagagaagagagagacAGCAGCAAGAGCAGGAGCTTGCAAAGCACATAGCCGAGGAGGATGATGATGAGTTTTAA